AGGCCCCGTGCAGAGCTCATGTCTACAGATCCCTGACCTCCAAGGTGACTTCTCATATTCTGAATAATCTATTCTAGGAAGTGCATTACacccttcagctgctgcagaacctctttctgTAGAGTTAGGTCACTGTCAGGTATATTTGGTTTGTATATGTCAAACCCAGAAATACATAAGAAATACAGAGGTTTCCATCACCCTTTCCCTCTGTGTAGGTTCCACTCagggttttggcttccaaatactGATCCCAAATATTGACCTGAATATATAAGTGcggcagtgcccccagtaatgagaTGAAAGATGTTGTGCAGCAGCTTTGACACAAAACGGTATTCATTTAGATGATTTGGGGTCTGTAGGTATTATGgggtgtgtatttattccagggttTGTATTCAGGGGTCTGCTCTGTAAGTTTGGCGCTCAGTGATGTTACCTTTATCCCGCGGATCAGCACAGTCATGGCGCTAATAAATATACATTGTTTTCCTTATGTTTTATTAcatgtacaaaataaaaaacttctggcattgtgtgtgtgtttgtaaaGCATTTATCATGTGGTATATTTTATTAGGTTGGAAGTTTACAGGCACAGTGACACCAATTATATCATTATTACTGTATACGATGAAAAGGAAAGAGGCTTTTTTAGCTTCtttaaatataaatttttaaaTGTGATTCTTTTTATTGCACATTTGGCACCCCCTGtggagcctgctccatacactgcCCTGCAGCATTACAGTGTATAGGTATATGATATGTCAGGAAGGGGAAATGGGTTGGTTCACCATTATATGTCATATTCATTAATCCATTATAAAAATAGAGCACATTTACCATTCAGATTCTGTTAtgacatttacttacatagtatagcgccacctggtgttcacagTGTATAGCAATGTGCAGGTCCACCTACTGAGCTCAGCGAGCCGATTAGACGTGCTCACTCCTCCAGAGCCAGGTCTCTGCGAAGTGATCCTGTGTTCCCAGCAGAAGAACCAATAGAAATAGCTTTCTGCATGGAAGACGCCTTTCTTATTTAGCTCCTCTGCAGTGAGCACAGGGAAGAAAGCTATTTCTTCTAGCTGCCCTGCGGTGAACAGAGAGGACCACTGTGAAGAGACCTGGCTATGAGGACAGTGACGGACCTGTGACCAGCAGCACTTAGCTCAGTAGATGCAGATTGTTATACGctttaaacagcaggtggcgccatactgtatatgtatatatcataATTCTCCATGGGAGTAACAGCAGGTAAATGGCACATAGGCTTCAGTTTTTATTATCCATCCCCTTAATGCATAATCACCTATATGTATGTCATATGTGATAAAGCGTTATATGGATCAAGCTCACACGTTGAGGTCACTCTCTATATATGGTGGATGCTGACTGTATAATACAGTAGACACCTGCCAGCAGtgcatgtgatgatgatgataccggtcttttaacccctcagatgctgctgtCAATAGCGACTGCAGGATTTTGACAGAGGGAGGGGAAACTGATCTATGGAGTTTGACAGAGGGAGGGGGGTTACCTAAGTCCTCCGATTGGAACCCCTGTGGAAAAATCGCAGGGCTTATTAAAAAGTCCCAGGCCTGTCATGGGTTGTTGcccaaaaatactgaaaaatcatggtacaaaaaaaaaaaactacaccacAAAAATATGCCCTTACATGGCTCTAATAATAAAGACAAATGTGggtgtcagaaaatggcgatgcaaagaatatttgtattttttttacaggatatatataccgtatttttcgcccccataagacgcactttcccctcccccaaaagtggggggaaagtgcccctgcgtcttatggggcgaatgctggcagtttacatcgcagactgcgatatattagtgaggatggaggaggaaggagggactgtagtaggcggggagagaagcgggcagtgcaggcactgtactctgtccCCGCCGCTcggtatgtactgtattatacgtagtgttaatcataatatctaaacCGAATAATGATACGCTCCCCCCGCACCCTGTGCTTACCggtacatgtcacgctcctgtagtaagcactagcagctagcagggaGGCCGGGCAGCCGTGACTCACGGAGGTcacatgcctgctccgcctactttatgaatgaagtaggcagagcaggcacgtgacctccgtgagtcatggctgcccggcctgcctgctagctgctagtgcttactacaggagcgtgacatatACCGGTAAGCACAGGgtggagcagggggagcgcatcattattcgttttagatattatgattaacactacgtataatacagtacatactgagcggcggggacagagtacagtgcctgcactgcccgcttctctccccgcctactacagtccctccctaggaatctgtggatgggataatgatggggggggggtggtttgtggatggcattatgatggtggggggggtctgtggatggcattatgatgggggggatctgtggatgggactgttatggggggatctgtgggtgacacatatagcagtgtcacccacagatcaaccaccctataacagtgccatccacagatccccccccatcataatgccatccacaaatcccccacaattataatgccatccacagatcccccgcaccatcataatgccatccacagacccccccatcatgatgccatccacagctccgcccataacagtgccatccacagatcccccacataacagtgccatccacaaatcccccaccccataacagtgcataatccacagatcccccataatagtgtcatgcacagaccgccattagttcaaacccaccaaaagcacaccttttggctagaattttttttcttattttcctcctcaaaaacctaggtgcgtcttatagggccaaaaatacggtatatatatatgtatagtgacacagtgaggggtttggtctgggaaaacaggtattttcctcccagcatgtgctgctgggctgatttacagccaggtgagggcaaataccggaccggattttaaatgccggtccgggttttggagcacctggctgtccttaaataggcagctgggcttagaagccatgtctctgtgttgggatctgggagccttgcgTCTGgaggaaggcttgctacctgtttggtgtgaaaacaggttggtgctgctatcagcaaggatgctttgaggcagaattgccgcattgtttgaattaccaccaacaacgcaaggtgactttttgtttgaatatgactgcttgtttgaGCACTTGCCtatagtgtgaataaaacactgaactgtttgatcccaaaaagtttttgttgcctctatactccttccgctaatcctgtctaccagaggaaGTACCCACAATATATATAGGGGTTAAGGcacttggtctggggtctgtatttattaaggGGTCTGATTTCAGTATATATTTTAGAGTCTGATCTAGGTCTGTATTTATCTACGGTGCTGGATTCtgttaaatgggtattcccatctgagacaacgGGGTCATATCTCTAGgatctgcccccattgtctcataggtgcaggttctacctctgggacccccacctatttcATAATTGCAGCCAACAAAGTCCCAGAGGGCGCACCGCACATGTATGGCTGCCCTCTATTCGTTTCTAAGGAAGgcagaaaatagccaagcccTATTGAAATAgctcggcctcatagaaatgaatgggagcagtggctgcGCAAAcgggtgcgctcccattcactactattgggacagcgcttggtggtggctggacccagtggaaatctggggtcctccagccaccactttcccagctcattctcgatataggtgtgggtcccaaaaGGTGtctcattgtctcagatgggaataccccttcaaatAGAACAGTatagaccctcaccgatcaccaTTCAgagtctatgggactgctggagatagccaagctcTGTTCTTGGCTATACAAATTCGGGATTGTTGGCAGCTATCGTCTATCAGAATAACAGAAAGAACCAAGTCAATCAATATGGTATAAAAGCCTAAGATCGGAATGTCCTTTCACATGTCTTTCTATTATTTTCCCCCTAGTCGAGGACAGCGGTGTTCGGCCAACCTGCTCTAGAAGCACAATCTCCAATACCATCAGGGAGAGATTAATTTTCCATCATGTGCTCGGGGAGGGAAGTTATGGTAAGGTCGTCTTGGCGGAGGATACTTCTAACCATCAGAAGTTTGCTGTTAAGATCAGCAGCAAGAGAACCATGCTTGCCGACTGCGATGAGGCGGATGTGTTGGTGGAGCACCGAGTCTTACAGCTGGCATCTGGGAGCCCCTTCCTTGTCCACGCGGAATTTGCATTCCAGACCAAGGTACACTTCTGACAACTTCACTTTTGTCAAATGTCTCCACTCGTAACCCAATCAGCAGAAAAGGGGGCAGCAGCACTTGGTGGAGAACTTAGGCCCCTTCACTGCAGCACCTCTCAGAGCGACCAGCCATTTGAAAGAAAGGGGTCGGGTAGGACTGcagggacccccagtgatcagaagAATGGAGGTTCCTGAGTCCCCATATGAATGAAGCAGTAGTTTGCATACATGACCAGTGCTCCATTTActtacagtctgaaaatggcagcactgattggatagagtgagtctgtgcaggtacaccccccaactggttaccactcctctgtacccttactgcagactgctagcaattcaggcATGTCAAAATAAAGGTTATTTATTCTACGATGGCAGGTTATATCATTTTCTAATTTACTTTATTTGTGGACTATAAGACGCCCCCAGGTTTGAATTACAGAAAATTAGAAAATAACATTTTCCACTTATTTAACCTTCCCTGGTCGAGGTCACTTATTTTGTGGTCTAGCGTAGAGAGGGTTAATAGATTTAGTCAGtgtgtcatctgctgaccatagaaACAAACCGCAATGGCGCATATGATCACCTTATTAAATGTACCTACCCAAATGTCTCCTGTCTTTGCTCTGCATTGTCCTGCCATGCTTCTTCTGCtgtattatttcattttttaggtatttttttttaccttttaggaTTATGACATTGTACAAATACAGTACACATTCCCAATCCTCAAGGAGCATATTACATACACAACTCAGCATATCCATAAACACTGTATTACTTGAAGTTATGTAACAGgatccttcattgtttacctccaGTGGCTAAAAACCTATCCTCCCCATGTTATGGACACACAGACACTTGGCTCAATAAAGTCCATGCTATGCACCATATCTCCATCACAGGACCAGGACAGATTTATAGCAGCTGGGAGGAAACTAATGACGGTTCCCATTCAGTAACGGCAAGCAGAGATCCTAATAACTGAGAATTTGATACAGAAAGATTGTAAAATTGTAGAATCTTTCACTATATACAAATAATAAACGTTACTTATTGacactggaatatccctttaaagatgACAGAAGCCACTGCTAGATTCCATATAGTTCATGTGTAGATGTTCTGATGGTTTGGTAATGGTGTCTTCTATGTCACAGATGCTTGTTCTACTTGGTCTGGAATACATGAGCTGCGGGGACTTTGATCAGTTCCTACGGATGAAGGGGCGGCTTGACATCCCCAGTGCAAGGTATAGTTAAATAAGAACCTCAGCTAAACGGTTAGAAAATGACCTGAAATATTAGATCCAGTGTCCGGCCTCCTGCACATCACACTGATGAGATCTGTTCCCCCAAAAGAAGACTTGAAGACAGAGAGGAAACGTTCCTCCAGAAATCACATCTATGTGATCTTTTTTTCTGATATCTCCCCAGTCTGATGTGTAGGAGCCTTAATCATATTCCTAGGTATTAAAGGGGCCCTCCGGGAATAGTTATTAATGGCCATAAGCGACACATTCTAGAACATGACTAGGACTGGTTGCTCTTTAAAACCCTGGAATAGAAGTCCATGTGAGTTTAAGCCACCATGCAGCCCTTTCCATAAGACACTGCCTCATCATTTGACAGTAATAAGAAACATTATTGTCTCTTATTCTGGTGACCGGTAAGAAAGTCTGAGAGTCTTCTGTGTTATCCTCGCATTATATTCATTCATTTACTTTTCTGACAGATTCTATGCCGCTGAGCTCGTGTGTGGCATCCAATATCTCCATTCTAAGGGCATCATCCACAGAGACCTCAAGCCCGAGAACatcctggtggctgagacgggccATATTAAGATCACGGATTTCGGTCTCGCACTTGAGAACATGCTTGGAGACCGCACAGCCACCGAATATGCTGGAACAAAAGGCTACGTGGCTCCTGAGGTGAGAAAAAGGGGAGTTTACATCATTTTCACTGATCCATTTGTATTGAAGGGGTTCAGAATATTGATCATTCATCCTTAGGATAAGCAGGAGCATCATATTGGTGGAAGTCTGACTTTTTCTGGACCCATGAAATGACCTCTTTAATTACCTTCATGCCATCTACTGATCTCAGGGATCAGCTGGTATTGCCAGGGGAAGCTCGGGGTGACCATTCATTTCCACTGCAGTGGGTGCTTGTGGAGAAACCTAATATTAGAATatgctcattcaaatgaatgaacCCCCATGTAACACTTGGTTACACCGAGTCTACAAAAGACGACTTTGTGGTTGCAGTTTATCTGCTGCTGGATGGAGGCAGAACATCTTGTCATCATTCAGCTAAACACCTTGAGTGACTCCATTCTATGATATGTTGGCAATGGCAGAAACCTTAGCACCTACATAGTGGGTAAGAGCTGTGTACTAATCTTCTCTCCTTCCTGGCAGATGCGGGCTGAGGAGGAGTATGGCGTCGGAGTGGACTGGTATTCATTTGGTGTCATCTTAAATGAAATGATTACCAGTCAGGGCAGAACACGCTCCGGCGCTAAAGACATCATTAAAAAGGTCAGTATGTTCCTACATGACACTACTGTACTGTATACAATGTTACATGACAACCTGTGATAGAAGACATCTCTCCCTACAATACCCCATAGTGCACCATGATCTCCTTCACTAGTACTCACCACTGTAGTGTTTAGGAGAGGTCCCCCCTCAGAGGTGCTGCTCGCTGGGTAACAATACACAACCAGCACTTCTGTAGTATacaaggttaggctactttcacacttgcgcttgatcggatccgttctgaacggatccgatcatattaatgcagacggaggctccgttcagtacggatccgtctgcattaataactttgaaaaatttcgcaagtgcacaagtagcctgagcggatccgttcagactttcaatgtaaagtcaatgggggacggatccgcttgaagattgagccatatggtgacatcttcaagcggatccgttcccattgacttacattgtaagtctgaacggatccgctcgcctccgcacggccaggcggacacccgaacgctgcaagcagcgttcagctgtccgcctgtccgtgcggaggcgagcggagcggaggctgaacgccgccagactgatgcagtctgagcggatccgcgtccattcagactgcatcagggctggacggaggcgtttgggtccgctcgtgagctccttcaaacggagctcacgaacggacccatgaacgctagtgtgaaagtagccttacaatactGGTCTACACAACAGAGGATGCTAAGGAGTCACCTCTGGACCCACAACCTGACCAGATCCAGCACAGACTTAGTAATAGCACAATCTAGGACAAGAGTCCTGGCCCGGAGCCATTTTTACCAGCACTGAGGCAGACATTATAGTCGTTCTCCCATGGTAACATTTTTGGGAATAATTTACCTACTGGATAGTTGGAATATGAGTTTTCCTTTAAAGTAAGAGTCTGGTAGTTAATGTACTGAGGACAAGTCtacatacttaggctactttcacacttgcgttcggggctccgcttgtgagttccgtttgaaggctctcacaagcagcccgaacggatccgtccagccctaatgcattctgagtggatgcggatccgctcagaatgcatcagtctggcaccgtttgtcctccgctctgctcagcaggcggacacctgaacgctgcttgcagcgttcgggtgtccgcctagccgtgcggaggcaaacggatccgtccagacttacaatgtaagtcaatggggacggatccgtttgaagttgacacagtatggctcaattttcaaacgaatccgccccccattgactttcaatgtaaagtcaaaacggatccgtttgcactatcatgaaaaaaaaataaaaaaatacaaactgatccgttctgaacggatctaagcgtttgctttataggtgcggatccgtctgtgcagacaccagacggatccgctccgaacgcaagtgtgaaagtagccttagtccaccCCTCTTAGTTTATGTAACAAGCAGCCACAGATTTCTAAAATCTCCCATTGCTGACACTACAGCCTGAGTCCAGCATTCAGACAGAATAAACATTAGGCAAAATATATCAAAACTTGCGCAAGAGAAAAGTGGAGATTTCATTTCCCAGCTTTCCCCTGAAAATGTAAGATCTGGAATGTGATTGGTCATTGTGTTCAAAGGTCGTTATAGTCACTAAGTTATCATTACATTTCTCATTTTCAGCTCCTCCTGAGAGATCCTGCCAAGCGCTTAGGAGTCCACGGTAACATCAGAGGCCACCATTTCTTCCAGCATATTGACTGGGTCTCAGTGGAAGCCCTTCAGATGCCACCACCACACATCCCTGTAGTAAGTGCATAAACAGAAAGTCTACCGTGCTCTAGATACACTTCATACACTGTatatgcaggggcgtaactataggggaagcggctgctttggggccctgaccctgaaggggcccatccaggaagaggaggactaaaagattttgtcagagcCCCCTGctcagtattacacaatgaaattatatacagtgacagtatacacagtgtagaaaacggatggaacagctgccaggcCTCATCTGAgacacaggaatgggggcagcataaaaggaaggggttgcgaaaaaattactgggggaggggggcttcattcaaaaatttgctgcggggcccagtcatttctagctacgccactgtgtaTATGATTCTCAATGTCAGGGGCTTGATAGGGGGGCATGTTGGCAGGTAATAAGGAGGGGGCAGTAGCAATTGTCACAGGACATGGTGGTTTGGGGATTGGGCCACTGAACTCCAACGCCAGTAATGCATGTCAGCATACAGAGCTTTCATGTGTTTTCAGTGGTTCGCACCTTGGATGTATTTTGGAAGGTAAAGTCATAATTATATTTGTAACAAACAATTCTTGAATGGAGCTGGTTGGAGGCAGACCCCTGTAATGAGTGCAGGCCACTACCCTAATTTGGCATTTAATATGCTTTATACTCCTACAGAAAAATATATCTTATTATGGTGGGGGATGAGTACATAAGGTAATCATATTACATGTGGAAATACTACCAGCATAAGCTTCATATCAGGTCTGTCACCAATTGTGATGACCATATCCTCAGTTATATCTATTTCtttttcttgtagccatctatacCTCAAAGCTGTTCCACACATTTCAACCTGGACGAAATGGAGGCAGCAGCGGCCAAGAAGCGACGATTGCCACTGAAACATCAGGCCATTTTCAGAGGGTTGTCATTTAACACCCAGTAAACCCTCCACCAGCTCTAATGTCACCAGAGCAAAATGTCCTCCTGAGCCCCTGGAGAAGATCCATGGATGGACAGAAGAAAAGATCCAGGTATATAGATGGAAATAAGCAGTGTTCCCATACAGTTGTATAAATTCAAGATTTAAGCTGCTCCAAATGTGAAGCTCAAATTTTATGAGCATTAAACAGTTGTGTAAAATCCCTAATCTTCATATGTAGCACAAAATCTTTGTATATTACACCAGATTATATGGTATCTGTATTGATTCTTCCTATCATTTATACCACAGTATGAAGACAATAACAGGTAAGGGAAGACTGGATCCTGGAAGCCCTCCCTGCGATTGGACTGAAGGAAAACATCTTGAAGACATCTTGACGACAGAGGACACTGATCCTGGAGCCGATCCCACCGGATGATGTGTACGGGCATTTGATCCA
The Bufo gargarizans isolate SCDJY-AF-19 chromosome 2, ASM1485885v1, whole genome shotgun sequence genome window above contains:
- the LOC122925772 gene encoding protein kinase C delta type-like, giving the protein MDTEKIAVRKRGQKKRRHISDSSADEQKKMEEEEEIAVRKRGQKKRRHISDSSADEQKKMEEEEEIIIRRKGGKKQRTILTSADEDKETPKRSKKRITSSSSEKMSPIQPIIPVDEDVTKQPKCGKKRKLIISSKDGKKSRIKKEDDVPKKEDQQEDQGVSVEDSGVRPTCSRSTISNTIRERLIFHHVLGEGSYGKVVLAEDTSNHQKFAVKISSKRTMLADCDEADVLVEHRVLQLASGSPFLVHAEFAFQTKMLVLLGLEYMSCGDFDQFLRMKGRLDIPSARFYAAELVCGIQYLHSKGIIHRDLKPENILVAETGHIKITDFGLALENMLGDRTATEYAGTKGYVAPEMRAEEEYGVGVDWYSFGVILNEMITSQGRTRSGAKDIIKKLLLRDPAKRLGVHGNIRGHHFFQHIDWVSVEALQMPPPHIPVPSIPQSCSTHFNLDEMEAAAAKKRRLPLKHQAIFRGLSFNTQ